A window of the Pseudodesulfovibrio sp. JC047 genome harbors these coding sequences:
- a CDS encoding nucleotidyl transferase AbiEii/AbiGii toxin family protein: protein MNLHIDPQALNDAITATSQALGIRDLYVEKDYWVTLALLRLANSDLSEEIVFKGGTSLSKAHKIIERFSEDLDLALIPEKGRSNNQTKQKLRSITNTAGQDLTEDTENSRKYSKSRKIYFEYDKQIDNTNWGQISPNLLVEANAFATPFPMSKVQISSYIYEYLHGTDNAALIEEFELEPFDFNVLHVERTLAEKIMALVKASTREDHIGSLGEKIRHIYDLHRLITVGEMAEFISGDEFKPMIEAVKEDDGASPVGDQSWLDNPCYQCSLFSTPDEIFPELRPIYEGDFSGMLFGELPPMEDVQVSLELIGARLEECDC from the coding sequence ATGAATCTACACATTGATCCGCAGGCATTAAACGATGCAATCACAGCCACTTCACAGGCTCTAGGAATCCGGGATCTCTATGTTGAAAAAGATTATTGGGTGACTCTTGCCCTCCTTCGGTTGGCGAACTCAGACCTGTCGGAAGAAATTGTATTCAAGGGGGGAACATCTCTGTCGAAAGCCCATAAAATAATTGAACGATTTTCAGAAGACCTAGACCTTGCATTAATCCCTGAAAAAGGCAGATCAAATAACCAAACGAAACAAAAACTCAGATCGATAACAAACACAGCGGGCCAGGATCTAACAGAAGACACTGAAAATTCACGAAAATACTCTAAAAGCCGAAAGATATACTTCGAATACGATAAACAGATCGACAACACCAATTGGGGCCAAATCTCCCCGAACTTATTGGTGGAGGCCAACGCTTTTGCCACACCGTTTCCCATGTCAAAAGTCCAAATTTCTTCATATATTTATGAATACCTTCACGGTACGGACAATGCAGCCTTGATCGAAGAATTTGAGCTTGAACCTTTCGACTTCAATGTATTACACGTAGAAAGGACCTTAGCTGAAAAAATCATGGCACTCGTAAAAGCTTCAACTAGAGAAGACCATATAGGAAGCTTAGGAGAAAAAATTAGACATATATATGATCTCCATCGACTCATAACCGTAGGGGAAATGGCAGAGTTCATCTCAGGGGATGAATTCAAACCAATGATTGAAGCCGTAAAAGAAGACGATGGGGCGTCGCCAGTAGGAGACCAGTCATGGTTAGATAATCCATGTTATCAATGTTCCCTTTTCAGCACCCCAGACGAAATATTTCCTGAACTCAGACCCATTTACGAAGGAGACTTTAGCGGAATGCTCTTCGGGGAGCTCCCCCCTATGGAAGATGTACAAGTCTCTTTAGAACTCATTGGCGCCAGACTGGAAGAATGTGACTGCTAA
- a CDS encoding transposase, which produces KGKGRLRPVGQRRLRSLLIEAAWIWKQKDEWARGFYNRIYSQSGVAQKAIAALARKLAALLWKLSLPVAQS; this is translated from the coding sequence CAAAGGCAAAGGGCGCTTACGCCCTGTTGGACAACGACGCTTGCGAAGTTTGCTCATCGAAGCAGCGTGGATCTGGAAGCAAAAGGATGAATGGGCAAGAGGTTTCTACAATCGAATTTACAGCCAAAGCGGAGTTGCTCAAAAAGCGATTGCAGCTTTAGCTCGTAAACTGGCCGCGCTACTCTGGAAGCTCAGCTTACCAGTGGCGCAGTCATAA
- a CDS encoding DUF6088 family protein codes for MQIYEQVKRKVARLKAGRLITYNDFKELNKESPQALAKTLQRLVENGTLVRQKKGVFYKAKKTRFGELKPTDNEILKSMLLKNGKYTGYLSGLAVYLLFKISTQVPNETTIATPDPSKKKSSNRLAAKYVKSYVKKINKENIYYLQVLDALRFIKKAQDTSPTNVISAMTKIIDSFESAEIKKLTTYALQYPPSTKAMYGAIIDSLGYKTYASIIKESLNPNSKYSIGISSDQLPNKEEWRIQ; via the coding sequence ATGCAAATTTACGAACAAGTCAAAAGAAAAGTTGCAAGGCTGAAAGCTGGTCGCCTAATTACATATAATGACTTTAAAGAATTAAATAAAGAATCTCCTCAAGCATTAGCTAAAACTTTACAACGCCTAGTTGAAAACGGCACCCTCGTTCGCCAAAAAAAAGGAGTCTTTTACAAAGCCAAAAAAACACGCTTTGGAGAACTCAAGCCAACTGACAATGAAATTTTGAAAAGTATGCTGCTAAAAAATGGGAAATATACAGGCTACTTGTCTGGCCTTGCGGTATATTTACTATTTAAAATCTCTACACAAGTCCCAAACGAAACAACCATAGCCACCCCTGACCCTAGCAAAAAGAAAAGCAGCAACCGACTAGCAGCCAAATATGTCAAGAGTTATGTCAAAAAAATCAACAAAGAAAACATATACTACCTACAGGTACTTGACGCTCTTCGATTTATCAAAAAGGCACAAGACACAAGCCCAACCAATGTGATATCAGCAATGACAAAAATCATCGATTCTTTTGAGTCTGCTGAAATAAAAAAGCTAACGACATACGCATTGCAATACCCACCATCAACCAAGGCTATGTATGGTGCCATCATTGATTCCTTGGGCTATAAAACGTATGCATCTATAATAAAAGAATCTCTTAACCCCAACAGCAAATATTCGATTGGAATTTCATCTGACCAACTCCCGAACAAAGAAGAGTGGAGAATTCAATGA